The [Clostridium] colinum genome includes the window CTTCATAAATCAAGTCCATAGCCTCAACAATAGCAATATATTTCATATCTTCAGTATGATTTTTATCATTTGTTTGTAAAGAGTTTACACCTCGTGATATTCTAACACCATCATCATCATTAATAAGCACTAGCTTACCTTTTCCAATAGCCTCGTTTATTTTGTCTGTATCTCCTATTTCTTGTACATTTTTTAAATCAGTTAAAACAGTGTATGTAACAGACATATCCATTCTACAACCTGCCAATACACCTAAAAGTCTTCCTAAATATTCATAACCTACAACAATTGTACCATCTGTTTTTGTTACACTTTTATTAGCAAAATTTACAATATGCATATCATCGGCTTCTGCCTTTTCTAAATCATAACAAATAGCCTTTAACCTTTTAGTCCTTGTTTTATTTTCTAATTTTACAAAATCAGCTAATTTTTTTTGCTCTTCTTTCGTTTCACCTATATAAGCTATCCAGTTTATCTCTTTATTTATAAAAGGCTTTATATCATCAAATGTTTTTCCATTAGTTATTTTTATAACAAATAATTTTTTTATATTTGTTATAAATACATCTTCTATTATTTTGTAATTTTTATCTGTATATTCTTCTTTATTAACTTCTATAAAACCATTATATTCTTTTATTATTTTACTTTCTTCTGTTTCTTCTACATCAGGTAATAATTCTGTTTCCTCTTCTCTAGATTTTTCTTTTTTTGATTTAGTTTTTAGGCTTGTATTATCCTTTATAATAAGACAAGCAACTCCTCTGCTACTTCTTACAACAGCAGTATTAGCAAGACCTTGAAATTAATGTGAATTTAAAAGTATATTCTGCCCTGTCTGTTTCTGCTACATAATTATCTACTTTAGTAGATGTAGGCATAATATTTACCCATACACTTTTAAACAAAGCATATTTATACTCTGTTTGACCTAAGTCATTAATAACTTTTTGCTTTTTGTATACTTCTACTTTTTTATCTAACTTTTCTACTAACATATTAATCTTCCTTTAATAGTTGTAATTGTAAAATCAATCCATTTATTATCTTATTTGTATGTATAGCCTTATCTATTAAATAACTTCTTCTTTCATATAAATCTGCACATATAGTATATAGTAAAACTTTAAAGCTAGGCTTATCCATATCAATATAGCCAATAGCATTTTTAATATATTCTTTGCCAGCTAGTATTATTGTATTTAACAAAGAATCATCATCATCAAAATCTATTCTCAAGTAATTTTTAATTTCTTCTAATTCCTCTTGCATATATAATCATCTACCTTTTTTAATCTTGTTTTTTAGATGCTTTAGATATGTCAACTTCACCTTTTACTAATGCATCTTCATCTATTACTTGTACATCAAGTCTTTCTCTAACCTTAATACCAATCATATCTTTCTCCCAAAGCTCACCAGCTTCGCTTGACATTTCAATAAATAGTTTTTCATAATCAAAAAGTGTAATAAATTCTTTTAAGTTACCAACATAAAAAGGCACTTTATTTGCATTAGTTTTTATTTGTTTGTTAGAAAAAACAATAACAGGGTATTTACCAAACAATAAATAGTCAAATTTTTGTGTAATATCTGGTTGTAAAATATATTGTCCTCTTTCATCTTTTAATTTGTCTAACCAATTAAAACCGTCTTGATTAGTTATTATTTGTGTACCATTTAAAATAGCAGGGTCTAGTTTAGTATTAATTATATCTTTTAGGCTATCTATATTAGTAATAGCTACCTTTGAACCATCTTTTTTATCATCAATAGCTTTTAAAATAAGATTATTTCTTGTTGTGATACCTTTTTTAGCTATCCATTTAGTAATATAACCTTTAATAGATGAAAATGTAGCTTGATAAAACTCTTTTGTAGCTTTTAAAATACCCCCTAATTTTTTTAGTTTATATGATATTTTCACAAATTCTGGCTTTGGCATATCTGGAAATACTGCTTCTTCATCTACCGCCTCAAAGCCTACTGTATCTGCATTTTTTTCTATAACTCTACTACCTTCTGTTTTATCTACCTTTTCTACATTTACAAGATTTTCTAAAGACTTAGTTTCTCTTCTTAACTCTCTTACTTTTGTAGAAATATCTTGAGGTACAAGCACTCCTTCATCTTCTGTTGTTTTAAGTGCATTTAAAATATTGCTAGGTACTTCCCTTTTTAAAGCAGTATTTTTAATAGCACTTAAAAAGGCTTGCTCTTCTGTTATTTTTTCATTGTTTTGTATAGGCTCTTTATTTATTACACTGTTTTTAATATCTTCTTTATCCTCTTCTAAATCATATAAAATATCTAATTTATCTTGTAACATCACAAGCTCTTCTTTTGATTTTTTAGCCTCTTCTAGCCTATCATCATTAACAAGATTTTCTACCTCTTGTTTTTTTATCTTAATACTATCTAATAATTCTTTAATTTTTTTATTCATAAATTACCTCCTAAAATATGCTTATTTTTTCTAAATCATTTAATATTTTTTCTTTTTCTTCTTCTAAACTATTGATTATAGGCTTATTTTCTATATTTTTAATGTTTTTAGGTGTGTTTTTGTAGCTATCAAAATAACTTGATGTACAAGCTACTATATCCTTTTTATCTTCTAAAATATATCCTTTAAAATATTCTGTTATTTCTTCGCCTACAAGCCAAGTTTCATTATCCATTAGTTTTGAAATTTCTTCTTCAGATATCATTTTAGCCATATTAATATTTGCCATATAAACATTTAAAATAGACTTTTTACATTTTTCTAAAGTATCTATTTGCTCTTGCAAGTCTTTAGCATTATAATAGCCACACATAACAGCTAAAGGGTTATGTATCATCATCATACTATTTTCATAAACATAAACGTCATCTCCTACTAAAGCTATAACACTAGCTATGCTACCTGCTAAACCATCTATATATACATTTTTTCTACCCTTATAAGTTTTTAAAAGATTATATATAGCAAGCCCACCAAAAACAGAGCCACCACCACTATTAATGTGTATTTCTATATTTTCACTATTTTCTAAATCTTTCAAAAAATTTACAATGTCTTTAGGACAAATATCTTCTGTTTCTTCTTCACATTTAAAAAAGCTATCCATTAATATGTCTCCATATATGTATAGCTTATTATTTTCTAGTTCTAAAGAACCTACAATATTGTTATTTTCATTTTTAAAATTAAACTTTTTAATTTGTATCACCACCTTTTTTATATTGCTGACCTACTTGTTCTATTGGTATATAATTACCATTCATCATAAGCTTGTCTCCGTGTTCTAAACCGTTTAAATCTAGCTTACGTCTTGCCTCATTTGGTGTATATATTCCATTATTTACAAGTTTAGACAACATTTCTGCTTGTGTAGAACTGTCTGTTCTTAAAAGCACCTTTTCGTTAAATTTAAAGAAATAACCCTCTTTAAGCTCTCTATTTAGCAATAATTTATAGTTTATTTCATCTTCATATTGTTTTAAAATAAACTGTAATGTATCTACATAAAAACTAATTTGTTGCGCCTCCGAACTATTATAGCTAGACTTTGAATAGTCATTTATCATATCTGGCTTAACTCCAAAAGCACTAGCTATTTGTAGGGCAGTATATTTTCTTATTTCTAAAAACTGTGCATCGGTAAGCTTAATATCTAAAGGTTGTAGCCTCATACCTGCGGGTATTGGTATAACCTTACCTGCATTTTTTATACCACTTGTAAATTCTGTAATTCTTTTTACAAGTTGTTTTTTAGCTTTTTCATCTATATCTGAGTCTACTGTTAAAGATAATCTAGCCGATACCCCATTTTCATTAAGTTCATTTAAAAATTTTTGACTTGATAAATTTGTATTTACTGTATCTTTTAAAATTTCCCTTATAGGCTTTCCTGTTATACCATCAAAAGTAGCACTTGTTTTAAAGTGTAACACCTCGTCTTGATTAAAATAATATACTTGCTTTGTTATCCAGTCGGTATATTGGTATATTAATGTTCCATTTTCCAAAACATACACGTTAACACTGTTGCTATCCATTATCCAAAAGTCCTTAATTTTAACTTCTCCACCATATTTTTTAGGTGTATATTCTTGCCTTATCCATACATAAGCATTGCCATAATGGTTACGATTGTTTTCAATAGTAGCCCAAAACATAGTAGGTGTCATAAGGTTATTAGGTTTATATCTTAGTTTAAAACTTACATCTGTATCATCTGCTATAAATATGCCCTTGTCTGTTTTTTGATATAATTTTAAAGGCATTTTAGCAAGTGTTTCAGACAATAATTTTAAACAAGTAAAGTATGTAACTTCTTTGTATAAATCTTTTTCACTGTGAAAAATTTTAAGCCAATTATCATCATTGATTGGGCTATCTCTTTTAAAATTTATA containing:
- a CDS encoding phage tail sheath C-terminal domain-containing protein produces the protein MHIVNFANKSVTKTDGTIVVGYEYLGRLLGVLAGCRMDMSVTYTVLTDLKNVQEIGDTDKINEAIGKGKLVLINDDDGVRISRGVNSLQTNDKNHTEDMKYIAIVEAMDLIYEDIINTFKKVYLGRFKNSYDNQVLFISAVNSYFRDLAREEILDPNYNNSTFVDIEKQREIWISNGKIEAQNWSDIEVKNNTFRTNVYLQANVKFLNAMEDLLFVVNM
- a CDS encoding phage head completion protein: MLVEKLDKKVEVYKKQKVINDLGQTEYKYALFKSVWVNIMPTSTKVDNYVAETDRAEYTFKFTLISRSC
- a CDS encoding head-tail connector protein; translated protein: MQEELEEIKNYLRIDFDDDDSLLNTIILAGKEYIKNAIGYIDMDKPSFKVLLYTICADLYERRSYLIDKAIHTNKIINGLILQLQLLKED
- a CDS encoding phage major capsid protein, which codes for MNKKIKELLDSIKIKKQEVENLVNDDRLEEAKKSKEELVMLQDKLDILYDLEEDKEDIKNSVINKEPIQNNEKITEEQAFLSAIKNTALKREVPSNILNALKTTEDEGVLVPQDISTKVRELRRETKSLENLVNVEKVDKTEGSRVIEKNADTVGFEAVDEEAVFPDMPKPEFVKISYKLKKLGGILKATKEFYQATFSSIKGYITKWIAKKGITTRNNLILKAIDDKKDGSKVAITNIDSLKDIINTKLDPAILNGTQIITNQDGFNWLDKLKDERGQYILQPDITQKFDYLLFGKYPVIVFSNKQIKTNANKVPFYVGNLKEFITLFDYEKLFIEMSSEAGELWEKDMIGIKVRERLDVQVIDEDALVKGEVDISKASKKQD
- a CDS encoding head maturation protease, ClpP-related, which translates into the protein MIQIKKFNFKNENNNIVGSLELENNKLYIYGDILMDSFFKCEEETEDICPKDIVNFLKDLENSENIEIHINSGGGSVFGGLAIYNLLKTYKGRKNVYIDGLAGSIASVIALVGDDVYVYENSMMMIHNPLAVMCGYYNAKDLQEQIDTLEKCKKSILNVYMANINMAKMISEEEISKLMDNETWLVGEEITEYFKGYILEDKKDIVACTSSYFDSYKNTPKNIKNIENKPIINSLEEEKEKILNDLEKISIF
- a CDS encoding phage portal protein translates to MSETLAKMPLKLYQKTDKGIFIADDTDVSFKLRYKPNNLMTPTMFWATIENNRNHYGNAYVWIRQEYTPKKYGGEVKIKDFWIMDSNSVNVYVLENGTLIYQYTDWITKQVYYFNQDEVLHFKTSATFDGITGKPIREILKDTVNTNLSSQKFLNELNENGVSARLSLTVDSDIDEKAKKQLVKRITEFTSGIKNAGKVIPIPAGMRLQPLDIKLTDAQFLEIRKYTALQIASAFGVKPDMINDYSKSSYNSSEAQQISFYVDTLQFILKQYEDEINYKLLLNRELKEGYFFKFNEKVLLRTDSSTQAEMLSKLVNNGIYTPNEARRKLDLNGLEHGDKLMMNGNYIPIEQVGQQYKKGGDTN